The region ATAAAGTAGTGATTGTTTTGCAGTTGAACAGTatgtagaattattttttttttttatcctattacataatttaCTGCAAGAACtggcccgtttttttttttttgctttgctctAACTGCAGAGCCGGCTTTTGTTACCTTGACGACCACAGGCGTAGTGAAGGGTGTTGGGATGTGACAAGTGGCCAGTGCTAGCCCAGAGTTTTTAGAATAAAAGTAAACTCCCACAAAGACAGCAAAAGCTTTTGTACtttcacttgtggaggcagTACTTCTTTGCGTCTGAACTAAGCCTGTCAGTTTCTGTAGTGGGTCCGTGCACATATCGGACATATCTCCCGCTCCCACATTGGCAGCTTCGCTGAATATTCGAGTACCACTTATCAAAACCTATCGctgctaacactgcagctctgcttagcttttgtCAATACATGATACCTGTTTCCGTGTAGTCGACCATTGCTTGAAAGTGACACTGTGTGGGGGCATTGCCATTGTATGCCCCCATTTAACTAGAACTACTTTGGCTAAGTTGGAAACAGCATTTCTTAGCATTTGCAAGCAATTTGTGAGGGACTTTTTTAGTTTTAGTATCTTTCTACATATCATccgactagtcactttaaattgcttgacAACGCTGCATCATTTTTACAATTGTCATTGAATCAGCATTTCCCACATTACTGGTACCCTTTCATTGTTCAATGACTCTCtgtgcttgactttttttttttgtcctaaatgtttgttttgtcatagtGGTTGTTTGTTGGCATACGAGAGTGGCTGCAACTAGCGCAGACAAATTCCCTGTGCGTTTTCTGTATTCAACATCCTTGGCCAATCAAGACGATTCTGATGTAATTCGTCTTCATGGTGAAATACACTGTCTGCTACATTGTTGGGCTCCCCTCATTCCCTCAGGATTGGGTATGACCATGAGTTACCTGTTCCGTGAACCAGCCACCATCAACTATCCTTTTGAGAAGGGCCCCCTGTCGCCTCGCTTTCGTGGAGAGCACGCTCTCCGTCGCTACCCCAGCGGAGAGGAACGCTGCATCGCTTGCAAGCTCTGCGAGGCCATCTGCCCGGCTCAGGTGAACTTGATGAAATCATTTTGTATCTGTAGTGATGATGCATGATGCATTCATGTCCAATCAgagattttcttttcaattaaGGCCATCACAATTGAAGCTGAGACTCGAGCTGACGGCAGCAGGAGGACCACACGCTACGACATTGATATGACCAAGTGCATCTACTGTGGCTTCTGCCAGGAAGCCTGCCCTGTGGATGCCATTGTTGAGGTGGGAGCTTTTGTGCTTATTTGAAATACAATGGTGTAGGGCTGGGCGATCCTTTTTgatttacaaacaaacatttaaagttAAATTTAACAAACTGTGAAATGCATGTGAGCATTAATAATATTCACGTTATTTGCGTGTTAATTCTTCAAGTACAAATGCTGAAAGAAGTTGAAGACTTGTGGCTGTTCTCTGTTCTTAACCCAGGGTCCGAACTTTGAGTTTTCAACAGAAACACACGAGGAGCTGCTGTACAACAAGGAGAAGCTTCTCAACAATGGAGACCAATGGGAGGCTGAGATTGCAGCCAACATTCAAGCAGATTACCTGTACAGGTAGACTGATGGGGTGTAGCTGCCTGGCAAAGCTGTCTCTATCTGTTCACCGTGAAAACATAATTTATCCTCCAGTGCATCAAAGACTGTTGcattacaaatatttgtcaCGTAAAAGGCATGAAGTTTGACACATGACATCTGCTTTATAGCTAAACAGTCTCTACACACGTTTCCAGCTACATAactcattgtatttgttttatagcCAGTACTTTAAGACAGCGTTATGGTTCTTTTTCCTGATGCCATGAAAATCCTAAAATAAAGTACCGGTCGGTTTTCAAAATTTGACtgcagtatttattttcatttttgtcattagTGATCTGCAGTAGACTGAGAATGTCAcaacttgggggaaaaaactatgTGAATAAGTGTACTCTGTTTGACTGTACCACGAATACAGAGGAGGTTGatagttggggaaaaaaataatgattatgcataaagagaaaaaaatggtgaaaagtCCAGTGATAGTTTTTGTGGgctacatttttaaacaactttATGAGCCTTATTGCACATTGTTTTTGCATTGCACattgtttttcctcttcttaGTCTatatatgttttcatttgtattcatGCCATCTACATTTCATGTTGCACCATCGGACAGAAAATTTCCTAGTTGTGAATGTACCTTTCACTGACAATGGCAATAAACTGATTCTGATTGTAGTGCCCCTATAAATGGTTAAACTATTGAATTTACAAGTTCTGATTGCTGTTGGTGGAGCCGTgtccaatactttttttgtttaaccttGTAACGTTTAACATTATCTGGGGGTATATTTTAATCTTAATAATGAATGATCTGCTATGGGCTAGTGACAAGTCCAGAATGTACCCGGTCtggtccaaagtcagctgggatatgctccagctcacctcaGGATAAGTGgtctagaaaatggaaggataaAGAATTATGCAGCAATAGGAGAAAATAACTTCAACAACGTCTGATGCCCATTTATGGAAAAACATAtatacaatgtactgtatgtcataaCCCTATTCaacaaaattgtctttttttttttgttcccattctgaattcaaactgttcagctcattcaaaaaTACTGAACCTTGGGAACTAATTTCCACATTCCAAGCAttctcacattacaaaaattccACACTTTACAGAAATGGCCATCAATTCTCACAATAATAGTCCCAAATTAGGAGATACACTACTTTCCATATTTATATCCTTCCAAATTTCCTGACTGATTGAAACCATTTGTTCTTCAAaatattcagctcattcagtACATATTGCCTCAAATTCcttaattttcatcataaaaTTCACAAATAGGCAGTTATTTTAAACCTTtcacatttcttgactgatGCAATCTATTTGAACTTCCAAAATTCcaacattttaattgtaaaattccaaaatgttagaaacattttatacaaaccccaattccaataaagttggggtgttgtgtaaaatgtaaataaaaacagaatgcggtttacaaatccttttcaacctgtatattcaatggaatacactacaaagacaagacatttaatgttcaaactgatgaacattgttttttttttttttttttttttttttttttttgcaagtattcactcattttgaatttgatgcctgcaacacgttgcaaaaaagctgggacgggggcatgtttaccactgttggTTTACcaacaacaaagtcatttcggacattcaacaacaacaagccgtggttcactgccaaacttaagcagcttcgccaagctaaggaggacgcatatcagagcggggacagggccctgtataatcgagttagaaaccagctgactaaagaaattaacattgcaaagaggaactatgcagaaaagttggaaaaacaatttagcgctaatgactctaaatcagtctggcatgcattccaaccACCATCactccaccgacttctgcgttaaccatccgcgaacaggatgtgagacgcatcttcaaacaacaaaagattaacaaagcggcaggcccagaccatgtatccccatcctgcctcaaagtctgcacggaccagctcgcgccagtcttcactcagatcttcaatagatctctggaactgtgcgaagtaccatcctgtttcaaacgctccaccatcattccagtccccaagaatcctgcaatctcgggtctaaatgactacaggcctttcgccttgacatctgtggttatgaagtcctttgaacgcctcgtgctggaccacctcaagagcgtcacaggacccctgctggaccccctgcagtttgcctaccgagcgaacaggtttgcggatgatgcagtcaacattggactgcacttcatcctagaacacctcaacagtgcagggacctacgcgggGATCCTGTTCGTTgtcttcagctcagcgttcaacaccatcatccctgaactcctttcatccaagtttCTTCAgatcagcgtctcacctgccatctgccagtggatttacagcttcctgatgggtaggacacagcaggtgaggctgggagagaccacctcatccacacacagcatcagcactggggcgccccaaggttgtgtcccctctccgctgctcttctctctctacacgaacgactgcacctcagcgaacccgactgtcaagctcctgaagtttgcagatgacaccactgtcatcggcctcatcaaggacggtgacgagtctgcatatcgacaggaagcggagcggctggagctgtggtgcggccgacacaacctggagctgaacacgctcaagactgtagagatgatcgtggacttcaggaggcatccttcgccacagctgcccctcacgttgtccagctgcattgtgtcaaccgtcgagaccttcaagttcctgggaattacaatctctcaggacctgaagtgggcgaccaacatcaactccatcctcaaaaaggcccagcagaggatgtacttcctgcggcttctgagaaagcacggcctgtcaccggagctgctgaggcagttctacacagcggtcatcgaatcagtcctgtgttcttccatcacagtctggtttggtgctgctacaaaaaagcaacggacaatcaaaattgctgaaaggattgtcggtaccccctacccaccattgaggacttgcacactgccagaactaagacaagagcgtgcaaaatcctctcggaccgtctgcaccccggtcaccagctcttccggctccttccctcaggtaggcgctaccgatcaacgcaaactagaactagtagacattccaacagcttcttccctcttgcgatcaacttcttaaacacctaacctataattccattacaacaagctggcaattttttgacttgagttcgttgtcacatttctgtggggccaattatgtattacttgtgcactcactgtagttgtctcgccatgctgcactatttgcatatactggccactcatgccagagtagcaacTGCtctatttgcacactgattgaggagtatctgtaacatttgaacaaccaacattgtcccagatgatcgcactactcgtcactttaaaccgcatacactccttgaagtctcggcgccctttgcacaatggtcattgcaccggactattgcaatattagtcattcgaactgctctaagtgctagaggactctgcatctttttgcacaattgttttttgtcaatgtctttatgtcgccaaagtgttctgtcaattgactgtctgttgtactagagcggctccaactaccggagacaaattccttgtgtgttttggacacacttggcaaataaagatgattctgattctgattctgaaacaaTTCCAACTTAAAATCTTTAGCTTAAGTCTTGGGAACTATTCCCCTAAGATTCCCAAAGTTTCACAATACagatatttttatacatttttccatctattccaacttcaaaatcttCAGCTCATTCATGACATTTTAGGAACTATTCCTATTCACAAAATACCCAAATTAAGATTGATCGCATATTTATCTGCTCCTTCCAAATTTCtcgaccgattcaaaccattccaagtCTCACGTcgtacatttcaacaattcagttaaTTTCCACACAATTCCTACAGAATTTGCATTCTTATGATTGTTTGGAAtacccccccaccaaaaaaacataaaaatgcgTGTTTTGGAATCAACTGGAGGTTTCAGAAACGTTGCCATGTTTATCTCCAAACACAACAGAGAGCACACGTAAGGTGACATCAAACGTTCGACACAACTGTGAAGGCGACGCGGTTGTCGAAAGTGGTGACGTCACAAGAACTCTGGTCGCTGCCTTTGGGGGGAGCTTTTGCCGCTGCATCGGTCACATGATCGATAAGGGCGGAAACTGACTCATAGGCCACGCCGAATCTCCCGCGCACGCAGCCATTTGCTTCCTCTCTTCGTTCGACGCCACTGGGTAAGTCCGCCTATTCATTCCGGCGTAGGCCTGTCCACTTTCTAAGTGTTCACACAAAccttttaagtgtgttttaacaacCCAGCAAGTCCGAATGTGCCTTTTATCACCACTGCTGCGTTGTTCGTCGTCCTTCCGTGCTGCAGTTGGAAGCATTTCGGTGGCCGTTTGTGTAACTGCGAGCCGAGTTAGCCTGTTAGCACGGCGTCAAGCAAGAAAGGCGCCCATGCTGCGTGCTCGCGCGGCTAGCGACAGACGTTTGCCCTATTTCCGCTGCTTTGTCGGCTTAAACCTCGCTAGTACCCAACTTCTAAGTGTATCGAAGTCCCCTCATCCACGGTATATATTGCCGTGTGGGCTGATTGTCGCCGGAATTCTGCTACAGTGTGGGACTTTCTTCCAGTTCGATTGTTCAGCTAAAGTGCACTCGTGCGTTTGGATGGCTTCGAACAAAGCTACGTGCGTGTCAGCTAGATtcctctcttgtttttttttgccacccgcCTTCATAGCATGTTATCGTAGCTAACATGTAATATGTGCTAAAGTGCGCATGTCTAAAGTTTAGCTAGGCTCCAATGAAACCTACTAGGACTGGGCAAATGGACGTCACTGCGTAACGACCATGTTTTGATGATGTTGAAATGTAgctgttaataaaataaaaaaaaagaacaaagtcgTATTTGGCTCGATTTTTGATTGTTAGCGCAACGTAGCATGTAGCCGAGGATGGCGTACAAACCTGCTAATCACCGCCTTGTTGTCCTAATTTTCAGATGAATTCTATTGGCCAAACACGCAGGAATTTCACTTGTCAATCGGCGCTAATTaatggaaaaataattaaacaaaactcATCAGACAGGATGAATGCACATTAGCTGCAACGGCATAAGTATATCCagttccctccaaaagtattggaacggcaaggtcggttccttttgtatttgttgtatactgaagacatttgggtttcagatcaaaagatgaatgtgacaagttcagaattccatcttttatttcgtggtttttacatctagatgtgttaaacaactcaggataTATATTTTATGCTTTTTAGTTTAACGCCGCAAGATGCCACCCAAAAGCTCTGCTGCGTCCAAGTGGTGGAGTAGCTACACTTGGCGCCAGCTACAGTATATGCTACTTAGCCACAAGTATTTTACTGAAGTTCCCTTACAGTATTTGTACAGTAGTACGTGTGAGAAAATCAGAGAGATGGAGGGGGTTTTGTATTATTCTGCAACGACAGACGTGGTCCCGTCGAACCATGCAGCCAGACAAGAGTTTAAACGTATAAAAGATATAGACAACAAGCACAGACCTAATGTCCTACCCCTCAaccaaaatataatattttgttcAGCTATTCATGGATACAAGTTGGActctttatttgaaaacaaagccTAACAATAATTGTAAGTTTGCAATTTATGCATCTTGGCATTGATTAGGTTTTGAACTTTAATTCCAGGAGGGAAGTATGGGTTACATTAAAgtttttcataaaaacaaaactttagtGTTCTGTCATTTGTATTCACTGTTTTCTTTAGGAAAAAGTacccaaaaaaaagggggggggggtgaaacaaatcataaattgattttttttggtgaaaaaaaaataggttttatttttaggccatatcgcccatCTCTACTTCCTTGCAGTAACTGcttcaagcctgtgacccattgatTTCACCAGACTCTTGcagtattcatttaaaatgcttttccatGCCTTTACTGCATCCTTTCACTTCTTGTGTGTTTCTGGGGTTTTCtttcttcaggaggtaaaatgcatggtCTTATTGGGTTAAGGTAcagtgattgacttggtcaGTCTAAGAACTTCCACTTCCCCCCTAATAAAGTCCTTTGTTgtcttggcagtgtgtttttagATCatcgtcttgttgcatgatgaagcttctcctgattagtttggatcaatttttctgtaaattgccagaccaACTGTTTTTTTAGACtgcagaattcattctgctgctaccatcatgagttacatcatcaataaagactagtgaacccgttccagaagcagccatgcaagcccaagccatggcattacctccaccagccttcacagatgagcttgtgtgtttgggatcataagtggatcctttctttctccaaacttgacctttccatcacttattagtagaggttaatcttggtcggATCAGTCAATAAagctttgttccaaaactttagTGGCTCACCTGTaatttgcaaaatccaatttgGCCTTCTggttctttttgctgatgagtggtttgcaccTTGTcatatggcctgtatatttattCTCTCTGTCTTCTTCGAAGAGTGGATTGTGATTCCTTcgcccctgccctgtggaggttgcagtgatgtcactgactgtctTTAGGTGTTTCGTCACAGCTCACGTTTGTCAACTGCTGTTGAGACCCTCGGTTGACCTTTTCGATGTCTGTTGcacagtacaccagtagtttcctTTCCCCccggacattccaaattgttgctttggctatgcccaatgtttgtgcaatagttttaatcgattttccctcttctctcagcttcacagtgtatgcttttctcccatagactgTGCTCTGATCTTCGTTTGcataacagcaaatgcagttttcacaagtGAAACcgcaaaaacaagcactatctgtttaagcaatcactctaaaaggcaacacctgagcaactagaaacaccagtcacatgttccagtacttttcctcacttgaaaagtgggtgggttcaaagaaaaggtgctctgtcctgagttaacacatatagatgtaaataccatgaaataaaagctggaattctgaacttttgtctcatattcatcttttgatctgaaactcaaaggtcttcagtatacaacaaaaacaaactaattgaccttgccgttccaatacttttggaggggagtgtacTTATTGAATTGAGGGGAAGTCCACAAGTAGTCAAGTCCGCAGCAAAGTAAATTGCAACGCAAGTAAAAATCCGTTGGGGGGGGTGGATATTGGGTGCGTGAAGGGGTGTCCTGATCCGACttccaaaaataaatccaaattaTACTTTATAGTGCAAAATAATAGTTAAAgtttagttattttttactgtcagtataaggtgggaacagcatttggTTTCCTCCACGTGCGCAGTGGCAATGTATCTGGGGTATAGTTTTatttgctgttcctgctgtgcatgtTTTGAGCTCTGGGGGGCAGTATGGTCCACGcgatgagatacacacttgcaaaGTAGAAGTCCCAATCAAATAGTTTAGTTTTTGAGGAATATATGCTTgagagtattgttacattgtccTTTTTGTATGCTATTATACAGCGTATCTTGAGAGAGAAGTCAATGCTAATTTTTATTAGCTCGTCACTGATGTTTTCCTTCAGCTTTGAGCTAGCAggtttttctgaacaaaaacaaaagacatttctgTGATGGATTTGAACATTCAATCGGTGTAATTCTTCTTCCTGCTATGTTAGTACCTTAAAGCACCTTAGTCTttcgaacccccccccccctttttttggggggggggggctgacaTCGGGCCGATTTCGGATCTCAAAAGAGCCGATCAGGACACCCCTAGTGGCGTGTGATCCTTGTCCTGATGGCACAAGTACTGCGTTCCTGAAGGGAGCTTGTTGAAGAGATGGTATGCGGCATGGGAGGGATCAGCAGCAATTTTCACAACTCTTCCTTGCCCTGGTTTCCTACACAGGTCATTGACAACTGCCATTATCCAGTAGTTTGCAAACATGTCGCTTGATGGTACTGCAGTGGCTGTTTTTAAGGTAGGTCATTTCTGCTAATAccacaagttgtttttttctccaagcGATGTGAAGGTGAATAATTTCAGTTTTAACTAACTGCTTTCACAGCTTGTGCTAGTGGGTGATGGAGGCACCGGTAAAACAACGTTTGTGAAGAGACATCTCACAGGAGagtttgaaaagaaatatgttGGTGAGTGAGAGCTACTGAGAAGAAACCAACAAACTGCAGAGGGGAATGTAATCCGTGTAAATCCttgtataatttttgttttttcagttggcaatcaaaaaaagttaattgTATATTATTCCTTTTTTAAACAAGCACACATGACAAACGTTATTTTAATTGGTACTTGTGACGTTAGTATTGATTCGTTCGCTTGTTAACTGCCACAATCGGTCACCCGAGACAAATACACAGTTCCATATTATTACGCAATAGttgaaagataaataaaaatcatggtGTTCGTGAAGTGATAATGCATTTTTTCCTCTAAACCAGTGCTTATCCAAGTGTTTAAAGAAGGCTTTAAACGATCATGATTTTTGGGACTGatcagcaagttaaaaaaaaaaaaatcactgatccgatcaccaatgtctatttaaatgtatttttccatttactgtacatacttgtgtactgtatactgagtatcttctcgagtccagtgattcccagccGGTGTGCCGTGACACATTAGTCTGCCATGAGCAATCTTCAGGGGTgcagtgggaaattatcaaatttgacttaactgctcaaaaaattattcatttacaagaaagaatgtatctttgttcctctatttatgccagtgaggcatagtgaccgacagaacaaataaacgctcttctattagatggcaggaagtatatacagtaattactgtgcatttactttttgtgacatttttgtttgttggtgtgctgcgAGATTTTCCAGTTGTAAAATGTGCCTTCACTCCATAAATGTTGGAAATTGCTGCTCTCATCtaatcatgtattctaatcagtcaaacCAGCGTTACAGCATGACAGACAATAAAGGGagctaacttactgtagttgaattactttattgtaataaaggtacctgtcagatatttacagtactaagTCAAACTACTCGttacaaggctaaaaataaaccaaatttgaaatgttatgGCTGCTGAATTGGTGGT is a window of Phycodurus eques isolate BA_2022a chromosome 9, UOR_Pequ_1.1, whole genome shotgun sequence DNA encoding:
- the ndufs8b gene encoding NADH:ubiquinone oxidoreductase core subunit S8b isoform X2; this translates as MSASLGLRLLYCYSKPATLGCTSVRPFRVGVERSGFKYVNAVEQQTDLKSITDRAATTLLWTELFRGLGMTMSYLFREPATINYPFEKGPLSPRFRGEHALRRYPSGEERCIACKLCEAICPAQAITIEAETRADGSRRTTRYDIDMTKCIYCGFCQEACPVDAIVEGPNFEFSTETHEELLYNKEKLLNNGDQWEAEIAANIQADYLYR
- the ndufs8b gene encoding NADH:ubiquinone oxidoreductase core subunit S8b isoform X1 — translated: MTVSGVFGLGARHTAEMSASLGLRLLYCYSKPATLGCTSVRPFRVGVERSGFKYVNAVEQQTDLKSITDRAATTLLWTELFRGLGMTMSYLFREPATINYPFEKGPLSPRFRGEHALRRYPSGEERCIACKLCEAICPAQAITIEAETRADGSRRTTRYDIDMTKCIYCGFCQEACPVDAIVEGPNFEFSTETHEELLYNKEKLLNNGDQWEAEIAANIQADYLYR